The Raphanus sativus cultivar WK10039 chromosome 2, ASM80110v3, whole genome shotgun sequence genome includes a region encoding these proteins:
- the LOC130508550 gene encoding uncharacterized protein At3g60930, chloroplastic-like: MSQKEGSGEIQISASGAHLMKVKQEAGEKMKKDAKKKKAKDSIGARVKRMKKKDGKSTSSGPYSPSLLKSQDVVNLVVQAHGKSNLARACTDDETPETVPEGWFCIHEKYISKCHLRFPLPTLLLDLLDHYQLALSQLCPSVIRVVNGFITRAKEEGVIVGLSELMSLFLIKESSSKDGGSGTYYLPCRPRLGIFKFTASDDDWRKKYFYVKIDPSTVPGYVCVFVFAYRDLLTSLILLAEIEDPVKLSGKLTRALYRKLQHSPNTLGAYTTTRVGSARFPERYKASFPDSVSVAGLEVSEGESIFSVSSGASTSEKTQSQKMPIQPSFRSRGRSTKAASSSRGSDKNQGGSFLSSVKEVLDDGGSAPAKDAGRSEPKVQEVVPHSEVPKTEADPQMLAGAINRAQFKFEDTVHNAPITEELAQVTELVKATKTELDQARIQVSELQAEVKRLGSKADVQQGTIESQAIDIQVKNRKIGELDSARKIAEYQVKELIASSQDNQKNKEAEVKLAVRKGKKEVADAYNKILVSVKEKFSKKKDEVDLLVYAQELQANTELLKDMLDNEIKSAKDEYHRLVAMMPEAVAAYEKAQVSDFSLQSRRPRWAMIRRQKREVHPKKVNQLKEIRNIGRSSRDDDV, translated from the exons ATGAGTCAAAAGGAAGGCTCCGGTGAAATTCAAATCTCTGCTTCCGGTGCTCATCTTATGAAGGTTAAACAAGAAGCcggagagaagatgaagaaggatgccaagaagaagaaggctaaaGACTCAATTGGAGCGagagtcaagaggatgaagaagaaagatggcaaGAGCACCTCCTCTGGACCTTACTCTCCCTCGCTGTTGAAGAGTCAGGATGTCGTTAATCTCGTCGTCCAAGCTCATGGCAAGAGTAATCTAGCCAGGGCTTGTACTGACGATGAAACCCCTGAAACTGtcccggagggttggttctgtatTCACGAGAAATACATCTCCAAGTGCCACCTTAGGTTCCCTCTCCCAACCCTCTTGCTAGATCTCCTAGATCACTATCAACTGGCCCTTTCCCAACTTTGCccctcggttatccgagtggTGAACGGATTCATCACCAGGGCTAAGGAAGAAGGAGTTATCGTAGGGTTGAGTGAGCTGATGAGTCTGTTCCTGATAAAGGAGAGCTCTTCCAAGGATGGTGGAAGCGGGACCTATTACCTCCCCTGTCGTCCGAGGCTAGGCATTTTTAAGTTtacggccagtgatgatgactggcgaaAGAAGTATTTCTATGTCAAGATCGACCcttcgacggttcct ggatatgtTTGTGTATTCGTTTTTGCTTATCGCGATTTGCTAACCTCTTTGATTCTTCTTGCAGAGATTGAGGACCCTGTCAAGTTATCCGGTAAACTCACCAGAGCTCTCTATAGGAAGCTGCAGCACAGCCCTAATACTTTGGGAGCTTATACTACTACGAGAGTTGGGTCAGCTAGGTTCCCTGAACGATACAAGGCTTCTTTTCCTGATTCAGTttcggttgctggtttagaag TTTCCGAAGGCGAATCGATATTCTCGGTCTCGTCAGGAGCCAGTACCTCAGAAAAGACTCAgtcacagaagatgcctatcCAGCCCTcattccgttccaggggtagatcaaCCAAAGCTGCTAGCTCCTCTCGAGGAAGTGACAAGAatcaaggaggatccttcctcaGCTCTGTGAAGGAAGTCCTTGACgatggaggctctgctcctgctaaagaTGCCGGTCGCTCCGAGCCCAAAGTTCAGGAAGTTGTCCCTCATTCTGAGGTCCCGAAGACggaagctgatcctcaaatg TTAGCTGGAGCTATcaacagggctcagttcaaaTTTGAGGACACTGTGCACAATGCCCCCATCACTGAAGAATTAGCTCAGGTTACTGAGCTAGTGAAGGCTACCAAGACGGAGCTTGACCAGGCTCGGATTCAGGTCTCTGAACTTCAAGCTGAGGTCAAGAGACTCGGCTCCAAGGCTGACGttcagcaagggacgatcgagagtCAAGCGATTGATATCCaagtgaagaataggaagatcgGGGAGTTAGActctgctcggaagatagccgagtaccaGGTCAAAGAGCTGATCGCTTCATCCCAAGACaaccagaagaacaaggaagctgaggtcaagcTTGCCGTCCGGAaaggaaagaaggaggtagctgatgcCTACAACAAGATCTTGGTTTCTGTCAAGGAGAAATTCTCCAAAAAGAAGGATGAAGTCGATCTTCTGGTTTACGCTCAAGAGCTTCAGGCTAATACTGAGCTCCTAAAGGACATGCTGGACAATGAAATCAAGAGTGCTAAAGATGAGTACCATCGCTTGGTGGCTATGATGCCGGAGGCAGTTGCTGCTTACGAAAAGGCCCAAGTCTCGGACTTCTCG ctccagtcgaggCGTCCGAGATGGGCGATGATAAGGAGGCAGAAGAGGGAGGTCCATCCAAAGAAAGTGAACCAGCTGAAGGAGATAAGAAATATCGGGAGGAGCTCCCGTGATGATGATGtctaa